Within the Thunnus thynnus chromosome 23, fThuThy2.1, whole genome shotgun sequence genome, the region ccagtctttatgctaagctaagctaaccggctgtagcttcatatttactgacAGGAGTGTTACCAATGCCGAACTATTCCTTAAATGTTTAGTCAGCtgcactccacacacacacatgtggagTTCTTGATTATGCTAGTAAACATGGTATATTTCGGATGTTTGAGGTTGAGCACCTTGTGATGTGTCTCTGTCTGGAGAAGCAGCTCCCCCGCTGGACTGGGAGGCACGTCGCCGTCTGGCCATGCTGCTCAACACGTAAACCGCAGAGGAGTCCAGAGGAGTGAAATCATAACTGAGGAAGATCCACATACAAACAGaggtgtcacacacacactaaacagtCCGCTGTATATGATGTTAAAATGAATTATGTGTTTTGTGCATTTACTGGAACCATTCAATGTGACtgttatactgtaaatattgcTTTTACCTCCTGAATGTGTCAAACACCAGTGAGTCCTCGGTGTGTTTGGCATCTCTGTGTCCTGGAGGCAGGCACACGTCTCCTACCTCCATTTCATAGCACGGTATCCCATAATGCACCACAGTCAAGCTTGGGTAGAATGAAGACCatcctgataaaaaaaaaagggcagagTGTAAAGAATTCGATATGACGTttaaacaatttcagtgttttttcttcgACACTCTCGCTACCTTTGTTTTTGACATAGAAAGGGTGATCAAGTTGGCACCGTGCGGTCATGGGGGCATGTCCGAATGCCccggggtcaaaggtcagctgtAGGACAGCCTGACCAGACAACACATTCTCTGAATGCTCCACCAGCCGCAGACCCTCAGAGCCGTAACTCTGCAAAAgaacaaactgtgtttttactcAGTATGTGTCTTTACTTCACTCTGACTGGTACcttctttatttttgtaaacacatactttcccttttttttaatctctgatTATAACCACAGGCAGAACAACCACCTACCAATTAAGTTTTTCTTCTACTTAAAATACACCGACTGCTGTAACTGctgattgttaaaaataaaacacattaacaatAAACTAAACTGACAAAGACATGAGCTCTGGGAGGTGCGGCAGTGATCATGCAGCGCTCAAGTGTTGCCAAATGCTATATATAATGTACCTTCAGAGATCTGGACTGCTCCTCATCACCAGAGTCTTCCTCACCAGAGTCCAGGTCCTCAACGTCCTGCCACTCCACATTAGAGCCGCTGTGGAAACGCAGACGAGTGCCTGACGACAGAGAATAGCTGCTCTGAGATCAAAACAATGGCCTCAAATAACATGTCACATTTATGTGTTTCCAGTAGTGAAAACAGCGAGGAGCCGATATGAGGAGGCAGCCAACACGGATCAGAGACACGGATCAGATTGTATGTGTTAGctgtttaaataaaagtaaataacagGCCACTCTGATTCATCTAATTGCcggttacagtgtgtgtgtctacctTTGAGAAAACAGTGCCAGGCGGTGGGTGGACAGGAGAAGCTCCAGCCCATGTCTTCATCATCAGACAGAGAGGATCTGGTTGACACTGCAGAGCCACATTCGCTGCTCGTCTGTGGAAACATGAAGCGGCTGCATAGTCAGGCTACATAAGCCACAAGATTTGAAGGTTTGCATTCCAACCAAACACTACAGCAGCTGGAGTCTAGTCAGCTTTAGTCGGTTAAAGATAATAACGAACACTGAACCACAAAAAACAAGGTGGTCTAAACTCTAATTCAGTCATTATAGGTGAAACAAGTTAAACTTCTGACCAAAAGTCTGTTCCTGTGATATCATCTTCACAAAAATGAAAGCAGGTGAtgataaagcagagaaaagaatGCAGGTAAACATTTAGCTGTACCCTGCTGCGTGGGCGCTCCCTGCCACGGCCTCTGGGGGGCGACAAGGTGCTgctggagagaggaggaggaggaggccgaGCGTAGGAATGTAGATCACTGCTGGTGCTCGAGATGCAGACTGAAGAGGAACTGAAATGACACCGGTTCATAAATGCAGTGGATGTTATAGCTGGGTCGCACATATTACAGACAACATGAAGAATCCAACGACTTATAGTTGCCAAGTGAAAATGATGCAGATCATTTGTAAGATCGGTGCAATGTGGAATATTTAGGAGTTATGATCCTTATAGTCCACATCTCAATACCCCTTAATACTTTAAGTTGTTGTTTTAACAAGTCACTTGGGTGCACTTTATGTAATACTTGTGAATATTAATTCTAATTTTGGTGATTGAAATTTTAGATGGACCATGGACGCTTATATAAAAGACAATAAGAAGTGATTTGCACCATTCAAGATACAAAGCCAGTACAATGAATAGAAGCCTGAACCTTGTATGTAGAACAGAAGTCCTGTAAAGAAGGATTTATGATGCAATGATCTCCTGAGCAAGTATATTATATCTGTAACCTCTGGCATACCgtctttgtgttgtttgtatttGGTCTTAGTTGTATTCACAAAAGCAGTTTTGGTATGCtttaaaaaataccaaaacttaaaaaaaaaaaaaaaattgttatgTTTGAAAGCAGCATGATTCATTTCCTCAATATTGTTTCtgggaatttgtttttttaacaacctGAAGAATAGTTGTAAAATCACATACAAATTATCTGTGCTGAGTTTTTTTACGcctgtttctgatatttttagaGTCAAAATTCTTAAATTTGACTGTTGATAAAACATCTATCACTTGTATTTTACCAGTTAAATCGATGTAgaaaatgtggagaaaaaaaaggagaattttATGAATGTTTTGGGTGGCTAGTCAAACATTTCTTTGGGGGGTGGGGTTGCAAAGCAGACTTTGAACTCTTGACCTCAGCATTTCTGAAATACTATCTACAGCCCTGCTCCCAAGTTAGTTTTGTTGGTAGTGTATGGGGGTTTGTAGGAAGTGCACTTACCTGCTGTGAGGGGACTCCTGCAGCAGTGGGCTCTGAGGTCCAGTGGCAATGTGAGCCAGCTGTGTCAGCCAGTGTGTGTCGGGAGGCTGGGAGCCGtgtgcttgagtgtgtgtgtgtctctcctgGTGTGACACGCCCATCTCCACTTGGTAGACAGGTGGCGATGTCGGCTCTGCCTCCTCTTGAACCTCTTGCAGGTCTGGGAGGTCGTCTGCGGAGGAGAGGAACAAACACCAGTTGAAAAATCCGGTTCAGAAATTAAATCTTTCATTTGAAAGAACTGGAGCCCACCTGTATTATGCTATTCTGTGTTACACCAGGTGTATGCTTGTGTTTTACGTACCGTATTCCATGTAACTGTCGCTGGTGGGGAGGctaggggaggaggggaggtgtTCCTCACAGCGGAGGGGGTCATGTGATTGGTCTCCATCTGCATCCATCATCACTCCTGAAGGTGAGAACAGACAAGGATGTCACACTGTAGGACACATGCTTGACTATTTAGCAATTTCACATGGtgaatttgtttcattttcacagcattttaaaatttgttCATAGATGGACACAGCTTTAAAATAAGTCAGATTTTAGTCAAATTAAACATAGTGGAATTCAAGGTTTTAGGAGTTTTATAATATAGAAATGTAAtactaaaacacatttccaagtAGAATAACATGCAGCTATGTATTTAAACGCCTAACTTAAACTCAATccaaatcaattttaaaaagtgtataGTTAATTattgatatataataataataattaggcCTACAGACAACAGCTTTCACCATTTCAAAGATTAGTCTGACAGTCGGGTCGATTTTAAGAgttttgtgttgtctttgtctctgaTCCTCAAAGTGTTAGCAGTAATAACACAATACAGATGCAGGTGACTCTGTGGTTACCTGTGTGTTCACGCTGAGTCTCGGGCTCGTGACGTTTGGGGTTAATCGACAGCACAGTTGGCGTCACCACCTCCCACACCATGATGTCCACATTCACTGAAATATGCAGAAAGAAGGATTATACTGAACAGCCAACAAGTTTCACTTTCTTAgcataattcattttcttttcataatagtcccccccccctcaccccccaacacacacacacacacagagagagagagagagagagagagagaaacagaaacatgatcCTTCACTGAGCTGTAATGTATAAGCTATAAATGGTTGGGGTGATATAAGGATACACAGGGTGACGATGGTCTGGCTGCCATTACATAATAAATCACTTAAGCTTATAAACATTATATATTCATCAGTTTTCTGTTTAATGTGCGGAAATTACTCTAcagttttatcacattttcCGAAACAGTCAATTTTAACCATGTAAACACGACAGGAATGTGTGTCTATTTCACAATATTCGCGTCATGTGACGTCTCGTGTTTATAAACTTTGTGATCCTGCGCGCATGCGCACGAGCTCATTCATTCAATACTGAAAGCAGCGATAAGACATTTAAAGCAAGTAGTTCAAAACGAGTTAAAAACCACGAAATTAATCTGCTAAAATGAACTGACTATTGTGACATTATCGATTGTTATTAAATGCTAGTGGTGTCAACATTTTTACGCTTTGTAAAACTTGAGGCGAAGCAGCGTTATTTGTTGTCACGGAACAAAGTGTCGTTTAAACCGGAGTTTCGTCGACGAAAACGAGAAAAGgctttgatgtttgtgttttaacgGATAGATTAACGATATTAACGATGGTTGAGGTGTGAAAATACggttaaatacattaaaatggaCGGGCCATCGCATTGCGCAAAGGCagtaacaacaaaacaactaacGTCAACAATGAAGCTTCAGGAGCGACCACGAAGCTGCcatttacaacaaaaacaaccgttgtcagtttcacattttttctcgTGTATCAAGCCCGTATAAAAATCATTCAAACTGTGTTGTCACATATCAAATTAAACGCTTTAAACGCCATAAATGATTTCAATGAACTTTCCTGAACTCACCAAAACAGTCGCCTACGCTTGTACGGGAGACAGGGCTGGTACAAATGCATTTTCCCCAGTGATCCTATTGGCCAAATCGGTTATCAATCAACAGCTATTCTCGTCCTCATTGGTCAGTTTAGTGCAGACATGCTGCCCTCATTATCATCGccacaacaataaaaaactgATGATAGACGGCTGAACCAAAAGTATCACAAGTAACAATTATGACTTGTCCGTGTCTTGTATAATCAGCTTGTGTACTTTTCAACATGACGACAGTATTTAGAAAACCAGAATAAGACAGTGAGACTATACAATGGAGCACTATCCCTCTATCTCACAATGGGGAAAGATCATTAAATAGAACTTTTAAAGAACAGAAATGATCATGACATAATATTTAAATGGAGTATATAACGATTGAAAGCATGTAGAGAGTATGTAATGCCACACTTGAGTGTTGAtgtcaaatgataaaacagatTGCAAACACATTCAACTACAAAAATAACGCCGTGTAGGTctgaaaacaaggaaaaatgtAAGTATGCTTGTTGTTAACATTTACAGCAGAAGACAAATGGCCTTCAGCCGTCATGTGTCCAGTGCAACTAGTACAACAGGTAGTTTCAGCCAAGTGGAGAAAGATCACAAGGTCTGGGCTTCACCTGTGTTTCAGACACGCTTCTAACCATCTTATAAAACCCCCCAGTATCTTTAAGTGCATTATTTAGTCTAATTATAGATGCTTATAAAAGCCATAATCAGAGAAAGCAAAGCCCTCTTATTTAGTCAGAGGTGGGTAGAGTAGAAAAACAAGTACGCATGTAGGAGTAAAAGTAGTcgtaataaataaacagataaatacataaataacagGACAGCATTTCTcattaaaatgttcttataATTTGAGTCAGTCACAATTTTCCCAGTTTAAGTAAACAGGACACTGGACATTACTGGTGACATGACTGCGTATAGAATCGTGAGTCTTCACTGCCCTCCAGTGGCCACAATGAGGAACTACATCAAGGCAAGACACGTCAAGTGAGACATAATAACATGGTAAGACTTTCTGTCAGTGCTTTCAACAACAAaccaataataaataatattaatgagaAGAGTAACATCAGAATACAGCGTTGCTGTTTCTAAGTGTGACCACTAGAGGGCcattaacatgatcactttatagtaatttctatcaatttattatttgttatataATTGTTATAGTAGTTATAATTGTTGTACATACTGATATTAATAAGGATTGTACTGACATAATCATGTGGTGATCATTTCTGTTAATTCATTCCTGATCGCTTAAGTTTggttaatattttaaaagaattattgtattttacatatACTTACTACTATTGTATAACTATGCAGTATAATCATCTCTGACCAGATATGGGCTTGCCTTGATGTAGTTCCTCACTGtgaccactggagggcagtgaAAACGTCAATAAAACTATACTTAAAGCTCCccccagatatgttttaagatatgtatgaaatactctgcttagaataataatttgtgtctgaaaaaCCCTTCAGTTATCTTGTTAagatccttaaaattacatctactccctctcctccattaaaaatccagaatctataaatatgcaaatattttcacttCAGAAGTTGAACTGCTTGATGCAAGATGTCTCccacttcactgtaaagttcattctctgTGCTTGTGCACCGCAGGTTTCAACTTTCCACaccacacttgtgtaagttgcatcaCAAGTTGGAtcacaattggctccaaactagttgtgatatgGCAAATCATGCTAGTAGAAACACGCCTTAATctcagatgaatgtgaaaacagcctcctagtgtcaaactctgcacatacatcattctgcacagtgaagctcaaacatccaaatgtaGGAAcaaggaaaacatgtttttgaatgGGAGGGACTTTAAGTAATATAGATTTTACTAACACAGATGTCACTCTTGTTATTTGTGATGGTCACACCAATAGACTTATAATAAACATCGAAAAACTTGTAAATATTGATATAAAGATTGTGttgacattaacattttgtgTTAGCTATGGATTTGTGTTGCTGACTTATGTAGACACAATATTTATATGAGACAAAACATCTCTGGCCTCTTTTGTTTGTTAATACCTTTTGAATTCTTCCAGTGTTCAGtatttatgctccacatatctggaacaaactcccagaaaactgcgggtctgctgcaactctcagttcttttcaatcaaggctgaagacttttctgtttcttgctgccttttattaaatcaaatgtgagGCTTTTGATTCATTTCTTGCACTGCAATGTAATTGCAATGTAAATCAtgttgaattgccttgttgttgaaatgtgatATTCAAATAAGCATGGCTTCTATTCCCTCTTTTACATTAATTTTAAGTGATGGATAAAGACAACGAGGTAAACAAATGAATGCAGTGCTTCTGGTTTGTACTCATCCACCCTTCATAATGTTTATTGTAGTGCTGTTATGTGGAAGGATAAAGCCggtgttacactgtatttggtgacccatcacattctgtgacctgcagtgttgaaaGAAGTGCtcagattctttacttaagtaaaagtatcaataccacaatgtaaaaatgtacaaatatttaattacaattaaagtcctgcatttaaaatcctacttaaataaaagtatataagtataatcagctaaatttatttaaagtacttaagtaaaagtactaattttgaaaattagtacttttacttagtaCTtcaagtaggattttaaatgcaggatttcAACTtgtaattaagttttttttacactataGTATTGAAAGgatctcagtacttcttccaccactgtagGTCagagaatctgatgggtcaccaaatccGGTGTAACACCCGGAAGTCCTGTCGCTTCTCCGTGTAGAACTAGAAACTTTTGCGTGCTTGACATCTTTCGTGAGTAGAGGCGCAGCAGCGTTTCCTTAATCCCGACTCTGCTCACAAGTTTAAAACTAGTATTTTCCTCTGGCTTGTGGTTTGTTCACGTAGCATAAATGCCGACACTTTCAGCCAAAACTCCGGGTTCCGTTGCCTTCTGCGTCTGCGTTCATTGGTGAGTGACAGAAACGGCCTTTCTGTTTGTCTTACAAACTTTATGCTTCCGATTATTATGGCAGCAGCACCGTTACATTCATCACTGCGACACATTTCCgctcagtttgttgttgttatttttttttaaatgtatctttaTTTACTTCTCGCAGGGTTGTAACTGTTCATTTCTAACAGCAGATAGATATAATATGTATACATATAACTTGTATACTGTTATACATCATGCTGTGTCGACTGAGGTTTGCTTCCTGCTTTTTAAAACTTCCTTTTGCTGATGTGAAAGAAGCAGAAGGGAAACTCCAGTTGTATCCTGTGACTTCTGACACTTCACTGAAAAAACTTAACATGGCTGTCACTAACAGCACTGCTTTAGTTCACTGTTAACAGGAAATGATAGATGTTCTGATAGGCTGCTATCACTCTAAGATGAAtggtaacactttctatgacGCTCATGTGtattataaacatacttataatgCATTATGATCTGCTTATAGTACTGTATGACTACTCATAATTAAcgttataaagcattttataatgacttattagatcatagtgtattataattctcatagttgtaatacataataatcattttataatgcattatgaAGTGATTATAAGTCACTAAAAGTGTTTGCTTTAAGTAAAGTGAAAGTGTTAGGTGCTCTCATCAAGGTTGATGAATTTTAGTCAATACATCACCCCTTTAAGTTAATTCTACatattataatatacagtagttgTAGTTAACAATGACAAACTctacatttataatatatatataatacattcTTAACAAAATCcaattgggtttttttctttttaactttctgGGGAGCAGTTTAGTTTTAGTGCTCAATTCA harbors:
- the LOC137176324 gene encoding HMG box-containing protein 1-like, which encodes MVWEVVTPTVLSINPKRHEPETQREHTGVMMDADGDQSHDPLRCEEHLPSSPSLPTSDSYMEYDDLPDLQEVQEEAEPTSPPVYQVEMGVSHQERHTHTQAHGSQPPDTHWLTQLAHIATGPQSPLLQESPHSSSSSVCISSTSSDLHSYARPPPPPLSSSTLSPPRGRGRERPRSRTSSECGSAVSTRSSLSDDEDMGWSFSCPPTAWHCFLKGTRLRFHSGSNVEWQDVEDLDSGEEDSGDEEQSRSLKSYGSEGLRLVEHSENVLSGQAVLQLTFDPGAFGHAPMTARCQLDHPFYVKNKGWSSFYPSLTVVHYGIPCYEMEVGDVCLPPGHRDAKHTEDSLVFDTFRSYDFTPLDSSAVYVLSSMARRRRASQSSGGAASPDRDTSQDAHSLSHSPHQKPTKSQHASAPGGNNVTPNKCKRPMNAFMLFAKKFRVEYTQMYPGKDNRAISVLLGERWKKMRNEERRMFTIQAKALADEQKRLNPDCWKRKRTSSGCQGN